TCGCCCTCGCAGACAACAAGCGGCTGCTCGGGATCCGCTACTCGGACTGGATTCTCGGGGCGCCCTCGGTCGAGGCCGGCATCGCCTGCTCCGCCATGGCGCAGGACGAGTGGGGACACGCCCGCATCCTCTATGCGATGCTGCGCGATTTCGGCCACGACCCGTCCGCGCTCGAGCACGAACGCGCCGCCGACGAGTACCACAGCTCCGAACTGCTCGACCGGGACGTTGCGTCGTGGGAGGCGTTCCTCGCCCTCAACTTCCTGTGGGACACGGCGCTGTCGGTCCAGTTCGAGATGCTGGTCGAGAGCCGCTACGAGCCGATCCACTACAAGGTGCGCAAGCTGCTCGAGGAGGAGCGGTTCCACTTCGATCACGGACAGGGGTGGACCCGCCGCCTGCTGAGCGCCGAGAGTGGGCGGGCGGCGCTGGCCGAGGCCTTCGGAGCGGCCTGGAACGCGTGTCTGTGCGGGTTCGGCCCCGACGACGACCCGCTCAGCGGGACGCTCGCCGCGCACGGAATCGTGCGGCGCGATGCCGCCGGGGCGCGGGCGCGCTGGCTGGAACGCGTGGGTCCGGTCGCCGCGGAGAGCGGCCTGGCGCGCGACGCCGGATCGGAGTGGGTCAGCACGCGCGAGCCCGTCTGGCAGGACCGCTGGCTCCTGCGCCGGCGGGCAGTGGAGGGCGGCCCCGACGAAGATTCCCTCGCGCGGGTCCGGGGCGACCGCAACCGAGAACTCCTGATGGACTGAAGTCCATGCCCGACGGCACGAAGCACGACAGCGTGAAGCACGACGGCGCGAGAGGCGGTGCCCCGCCGCAGCGGTCGCCGCTCGACGACCCCATCGAATCGTCCGGCATGCCGGCATCAGTCCCCTGCCCCTTCTGCGACTCGGAGGACTCCGACCCGTTCGCGACCTTCGGGGGACAGGCGTCGACGACCCAGTATTACTGCAACGCCTGCCGAACCGTCTTCGAAGCCCTGAGGTGGCGCTGAACTGCTAGCTCTGGAGCCCGGCCTCCATCGCGGACGAGTCCCGCCGCTCGCCCCCTTCGCCAGCGCGCTCGCCGCGTTCGCGGCGGGAGAGTCCGATCCCGGCCTTTGGCTGCGCAGCAGCCTCGGCGACGATGCGTCGCTGCCCGCGGGGTTCTTCTTCCGGACGCCGGATCGGTGGATGGACTTTGAGCGCCAAGCCGTCGAGTTGTGCCGCGGCCGGGTGCTCGACCTCGGGGCCGGCGCGGGACCGCACACGCTCGCGCTCGAGGCGCTGGGATTCTCCGTCGTCGCAGTGGAAGGCTCCGCCGAGGTCGCTCGCCTGCTGCGGGAGCGCGGCGCGGCGTCGGTCCTGCACGCGGACTTCCGGCACTGGTGGCGACCGGGCTTCGACACGGTCCTCATGCTCATGAACGGGCTCGGGCCGGTCGGAACGCTGGCAGGCCTTGACCGCTTCCTCGCGCACGCCCACCGGTTCCTTTCCCCGGGCGGACAGATCCTGGTCGACGGCGCGGAGGCCGTCCTTCGCGGACCCACGGCGACGGCGGGCTGGCCGCCGGCCGGCGGGTATCCGGGCCAGGCCTGGATCGAACTCTCGCACGCGGGCCGGGTCGGCCGGCCCTTTCGCGAGTTGTACATCGATCCCGAGACGCTCACGCGCCACGCCGCGCGGGCCGGCTGGCGGCTGGAGGTCGCGTTCGAGGGCGGGGACGGGGTCTACCTCGCCCGCCTCACCAGACGGTCCTGACCTTCCGGCGCATCGATGGTACGCCGGGATCCCTGCCAACCATTTCTTCGATTCCGGAGTCGAAGATTCAGGAGCGGGGAGAAACTTTCTCTCATTTCTTCCGTATCACGAGGTAAGATCGCAGTCGCCGATTCAGAGGAAGGGACGGGTCACATGGACAGGTTTTCGAAATGGGCGACCACGGGCTCTCTGGCTTGGCTGGTGATGGCGGTGGGGTTGATTCTGGGCACACACAGCGGGTCGGTGCAGGGCGCGCAGGCGGCCGGGACCGAGGCCACTCCGGCCATCGTCACGTGTCCGGAGACTCCCGTCGCGGCGGCCCCCGCCACGGCGGATTTCACCACCCACGCGAGGTCCTGAGCGGAACTGCCAAGCTCGCGACGCCGCCCGTCGGGCCGGGTCCGTACCGGGACCCGGCCTTTTTTTTTAGGTTCCCTCCCATGCCGCCACGAGAGCGTCCGGATTTCATCCGTCAGATCGTCGCCGAAGATGTGCTGAGCGGGAGGCACGGGGGGCGTGTGCTCACGCGCTTCCCGCCCGAACCCAACGGCTTCCTGCACGTGGGCCACGCCTCCGCCATCTGCCTCGATTTCGAGGTGGCGCAGGAGCACGGCGGGCGTACGACGCTGCGCATGGACGATACGAACCCGACGACGGAGGATCCGTCCTACGTCGAGGCGATCGCACGGGACATCCGCTGGCTGGGGTTCGAGTGGGACGGCGAGATCCGCTACGCGTCGGACTACTTCGGGGCGCTGTACCGGATGGCGCTGCGGATGATCGAGGACGGCTTCGCCTACGTCGACAGCCTGTCCGAGGAGGAGATCCGCGCGCACCGCGGGTCGGTGCGCGAACCCAGCCGGCCCAGCCCGTACCGGGATCGCTCGACCGAGGAGAACCTGGATCTCTTCCGGCGCATGCGCGCGGGCGAGTTCGATGATGGAGAGCACGTGCTCCGCGCGCGGATCGACCTCGCCTCGTCGAACATGAAGCTGCGCGACCCGCTGATGTATCGAATCCGGCACGCGCACCACTACCGGACGGGCGATGCGTGGCCGATCTACCCCTTCTACGACTGGGCGCACGGCCAGTCCGACGCCATCGAGGGCATCACGCACTCCTTCTGCACGCTCGAGTTCCAGGACAATCGCGCGCTCTACGACTGGTTCATCGAGCATACGCGTCCCGCATCCGCCCGCATCGACCGGGTTCCGGGGGCGGAGGGCGGCGGCGGAGAGACGCTCGGTTCCTGGGATCCGCGGCCCCGCCAGTACGAGTTCGCGCGCCGCAACCTAGACTACACGATCGTGAGCAAGCGGAAACTCCTCCTGCTCGTGGAGGAGGGACACGTCTCGGGCTGGGACGACCCGCGCATGCCCACGCTGGCCGGCCTGCGGCGGCGCGGCATTCCCCCCGATGCGATACGCGCCTTCTGCCGGCAGGTCGGGATCGGAAAGGCCGACAACCGGGTGGAGATCGCCACCCTCGAATGGGCGGTGCGGGAGGCGCTGAACAAGCGGGCGCCGCGCGCGCTCGCGGTGCTGCGTCCGCTCGAGGTCGTCGTCGAGAACTGCCCGGAGGACGAGGTGGACTGGATCGAGGCCCCGTACTTCCCGCGCGGCGCTGATGCCCCGCCCGAAGGGTGGCCGCAGACGCGGAAGGTCCCGTTCACCCGGGTCCTCTACATCGAGCGGGACGATTTCGCGGAGGAGCCGGCCCCCGGCTTCCGCCGGCTCGCCCCGGGGCGCGAGGTGCGCCTGCGGCACGGCTATTTCATCACGTGCCGCCGCGTGGTGAAGGACGACGCGGGCGAGATCGTGCGCCTGCGCTGCACGTACGACCCGGAGACGCGCAGCGGATCGGCCCCCGATGGGCGCCGGCCGGCGGGCACCATCCACTGGGTGTCGGCCACGGAGTCGGTGCCGATGGAGGTCCGCCTCTACGATCGTCTGTTCCACGTCTCCGATCCGGCCAGCGGCGCCGAAGGCCTGCGCGAGAGCTTGAACCCGGACTCGCTGCAGGTCCTGACCCACGCGCGCGGCGAACCGAGCCTGGCCGGCGATCCCGTTACGGCCGGCGATCCGCCCGGGACGGCCTATCAGTTCGAGCGGCTGGGGTACTTCGTCGCAGACCGGGCCACACGGGCCGGGACGGCGGGGGCGACGGCGGAGGCGACGGCGGAGGCGGGCGGCGAAGCTCCCGACGGCGGCCCGCTCGTCTTCAACCGGACGGTGACGCTCCGCGACGCCTGGAGCCGGCGCGCGCAGTCGGACGGCGCCCGCGACACCGACTCCCCGGAGGCGCGGACCCCAGCGGCGGACGGGTCGGCCGCGCCGGCCATCCCCGGGATCGATTCGGCGCGGGAAGCGCGCGATGCGGCGAGGCGCGCCGACCCCGCGCTCCAGGCGGCCTTCGACCGCTTCCGGGACCCGCTGGGTCTGCCGGACGAAGTCGCCGACCTGCTCAGTGGTTCCGCCGAGTCGGTGCGCTATTTTGAGCGCGCGATCCGCGGCGGCGTGGATCCGGCCACCGTGGCGACCTGGCTCGTGCACGAGGTCCGCGGCGCCGGGGGCAGCGAGGGCGACGCGGGCGCCCTCCAGCCGGAGGCGCTGGCGGAGCTGGTGGAACTCGTGCTTGAGCGCTCGATCTCGCGGGCGGTGGCGAAGTCGCTGCTGGCGCGGCTCGTGGAGGACGGCGGAAGCCCCCGGGAGATCGTCCGGCGCGAGGGGCTGGGCCGGATCGGCGATGCGGAACAGATTCGCGAGGTCGTCCACGGTGTCGTGGCGGCCCACCCGGCCGAGGTGGCGCGCTATGCCGCCGGGCACACCGGCCTCGCCGGTTTTTTCGTGGGCCAGGTCATGCGCGCGACGCATGGACGCGCGGACCCGGCCATCGTGAGGGAACTCCTTGAGGAGAGTCTCAATGACGCGACGTGAAGCGGTGCTTCGATCGCTCCGGCGTACCCGCCGCGGGTTTCTCGTGCTTGCCCTCTGGGGGCTGTGGCCGGCCGCGGCGCTCGAGGGGCAGGATCCGGTCCCCGCGGACAGCGTGATTTCGCTGGGCGAGCTGATCGTCTCGGCGCTGCGCGCGCCCACTTCCGTGAGAGACGTCCCGGCCAACGTGACGACGGTTACGCGCGAGGAGTTGCGCCTTTCCGCCGCGCAGACACTCCAGGACGTCCTGCAGGAGGTCCCGGGCCTCAACTTCCGCTTCCCGTTCCAGGCCGGCGTCGCGCATCCCTCCTGGCAGGCCGTGACCATTCGGGGACTGGGAGGCACCGCCGCCAGCCGGACGCTCGTGCTCGTGGATGGCGTACCCCTGAACGACCCCTACTTCGGCTGGGTACGCTGGAGCCAGGTCCCCGTGGAGGTCATCGAGCGCATCGAGATCGTGCGCGGCGGAGCCACGGTCAGCTGGGGCAGCCAGAGTCTCGCGGGTGTCGTCCACGTGATCACGCGCTCGGGTGGCGCCGGCGGGTTCTCCGCGGGCGTGCAGGGAGGGAGCCAGTCCACCTTCCGCGGCGACGCGATGGCGTCCTTCGGCGACGACCGCGCGGGCGGCTACGTGGCGGGCGAGTTCTTCGACAGCGACGGCTACATCCTGACGGAGCCCAGCCTGCGTGGCGCGGTGGACATCCCCTCCGCGTCGAGCCACGGGGCCCTGCGGGCGAAGGTCGAGTTCCAGGCCGGGGACCGCCTGCGCATCCACGCCCAGGGGAACTACTTCGACCAGGACAAGGACAACGCGACCCCCCTCCGCAACAACACCACCGAAGCGGGCTTCGGACAGGTCGGGGCCACGCTCACGACCGGCGAGACGTCCACGCTCGCGTTCAACGCATACATGCAGTCACAGACGTACGTGAATTCGTTTTCGGGGGTCGGGGCGGGCCGGAACAGCGAGGAGCCGTCCATCAGCCAGGACGTTCCCTCATCGGGGGTGGGCGCCAACCTCGTCTGGAGCGGGGAAGACTTCGCCCTGGGCGCCGATTTCCTGCGGGCGACCGGCGCCGCGACCGAGCAGTACCTGTTTCGGGACGGCGCCTTCGCGAGACAGCGCGAGACCGGCGGCGATCAGACCCTGTTCGGCCTCTTCGCTCAAAGTCGCATCGACCTCGGCGAGCGCTGGCGGTTATGGACCGGCACGCGGCTCGACGTGTGGCAGAATTCGTCCGGCTCGCGGCACATCTTCAACACGGCAGACCGCAGCGTGCTCACGGACGAGGCGTTCGAAGACCGCAGCGGGACGCAGTTCAGCTCGAATGTCGGCCTTTCGTTCGAGGCCTCCGAACGCGCCGCGCTGCGGCTGAGTTTCTACACCGGCCTCCGGGTCCCGACCCTGAACGAACTGTACAAGCCGTTCCGCGCGGCCGGGAACGTCGTCAACGAGTCCAACGCGGCGCTCGATCCGGAAAAGGTCAGTGGCGCCGAGATCGGGGTGGACCTTCAGCCCGACCCCTCCGTGCTGATCCGGCTGACCGGCTTCCTTGCGAACGTGAGCGATGCGATCACCGACGTCACGATCCAGGAAGCCGAAACGTCCGGCGTCATTCAGCCGTGCGGCTTCGTGGCGGCGGGGGGCGTGTGCCGCCGCCGCGACAACGTGGGCACGTTCTGGAGCGCCGGACTCGAGACCGAAATCGAACTGCGGCCGTCCGCGGCCTGGC
This portion of the Candidatus Palauibacter australiensis genome encodes:
- a CDS encoding glutamine--tRNA ligase/YqeY domain fusion protein, producing MPPRERPDFIRQIVAEDVLSGRHGGRVLTRFPPEPNGFLHVGHASAICLDFEVAQEHGGRTTLRMDDTNPTTEDPSYVEAIARDIRWLGFEWDGEIRYASDYFGALYRMALRMIEDGFAYVDSLSEEEIRAHRGSVREPSRPSPYRDRSTEENLDLFRRMRAGEFDDGEHVLRARIDLASSNMKLRDPLMYRIRHAHHYRTGDAWPIYPFYDWAHGQSDAIEGITHSFCTLEFQDNRALYDWFIEHTRPASARIDRVPGAEGGGGETLGSWDPRPRQYEFARRNLDYTIVSKRKLLLLVEEGHVSGWDDPRMPTLAGLRRRGIPPDAIRAFCRQVGIGKADNRVEIATLEWAVREALNKRAPRALAVLRPLEVVVENCPEDEVDWIEAPYFPRGADAPPEGWPQTRKVPFTRVLYIERDDFAEEPAPGFRRLAPGREVRLRHGYFITCRRVVKDDAGEIVRLRCTYDPETRSGSAPDGRRPAGTIHWVSATESVPMEVRLYDRLFHVSDPASGAEGLRESLNPDSLQVLTHARGEPSLAGDPVTAGDPPGTAYQFERLGYFVADRATRAGTAGATAEATAEAGGEAPDGGPLVFNRTVTLRDAWSRRAQSDGARDTDSPEARTPAADGSAAPAIPGIDSAREARDAARRADPALQAAFDRFRDPLGLPDEVADLLSGSAESVRYFERAIRGGVDPATVATWLVHEVRGAGGSEGDAGALQPEALAELVELVLERSISRAVAKSLLARLVEDGGSPREIVRREGLGRIGDAEQIREVVHGVVAAHPAEVARYAAGHTGLAGFFVGQVMRATHGRADPAIVRELLEESLNDAT
- a CDS encoding class I SAM-dependent methyltransferase, whose amino-acid sequence is MDFERQAVELCRGRVLDLGAGAGPHTLALEALGFSVVAVEGSAEVARLLRERGAASVLHADFRHWWRPGFDTVLMLMNGLGPVGTLAGLDRFLAHAHRFLSPGGQILVDGAEAVLRGPTATAGWPPAGGYPGQAWIELSHAGRVGRPFRELYIDPETLTRHAARAGWRLEVAFEGGDGVYLARLTRRS
- a CDS encoding phenylacetate-CoA oxygenase subunit PaaI, with protein sequence MTESGFRSAEDLPEGVSGHLASLILALADNKRLLGIRYSDWILGAPSVEAGIACSAMAQDEWGHARILYAMLRDFGHDPSALEHERAADEYHSSELLDRDVASWEAFLALNFLWDTALSVQFEMLVESRYEPIHYKVRKLLEEERFHFDHGQGWTRRLLSAESGRAALAEAFGAAWNACLCGFGPDDDPLSGTLAAHGIVRRDAAGARARWLERVGPVAAESGLARDAGSEWVSTREPVWQDRWLLRRRAVEGGPDEDSLARVRGDRNRELLMD
- a CDS encoding TonB-dependent receptor produces the protein MTRREAVLRSLRRTRRGFLVLALWGLWPAAALEGQDPVPADSVISLGELIVSALRAPTSVRDVPANVTTVTREELRLSAAQTLQDVLQEVPGLNFRFPFQAGVAHPSWQAVTIRGLGGTAASRTLVLVDGVPLNDPYFGWVRWSQVPVEVIERIEIVRGGATVSWGSQSLAGVVHVITRSGGAGGFSAGVQGGSQSTFRGDAMASFGDDRAGGYVAGEFFDSDGYILTEPSLRGAVDIPSASSHGALRAKVEFQAGDRLRIHAQGNYFDQDKDNATPLRNNTTEAGFGQVGATLTTGETSTLAFNAYMQSQTYVNSFSGVGAGRNSEEPSISQDVPSSGVGANLVWSGEDFALGADFLRATGAATEQYLFRDGAFARQRETGGDQTLFGLFAQSRIDLGERWRLWTGTRLDVWQNSSGSRHIFNTADRSVLTDEAFEDRSGTQFSSNVGLSFEASERAALRLSFYTGLRVPTLNELYKPFRAAGNVVNESNAALDPEKVSGAEIGVDLQPDPSVLIRLTGFLANVSDAITDVTIQEAETSGVIQPCGFVAAGGVCRRRDNVGTFWSAGLETEIELRPSAAWLLAVSHQYNPTEVTDAPGRPDLIGNEVQGSPTHRAMLRVGHIDPTTLEVVATARYLGARFDNDLNTGEIAGSFLVDLRFRRRLTSRLSAFASVQNIFDAVAEMSHDANGFIRVGAPRTLVGGLRVRFGG